From the genome of Candidatus Tanganyikabacteria bacterium:
AGCGAGCCTGCGCCTCGGGTGCCAGCGTGTCGATCGGGTCGAAGTACAGGAACATCTGCCCCGGCTTGACGCTGGGGGCGACGTACACCGCGATGCCATTCTCGCGGTCGTAGTACTCGAAGCTGTGGACGTCGCGCTTGCCGCCGCCGCCCGGCGCGTCGCACACGAAAGTCGGGGTGTTGAAGCCGGCCGTCGAGCCCCGCACGTACTTCTCGATGTCGATGGCCGTCTGCACCCGCGTGCGCAGATCCTCGACCCCCTTGGTCATGTCGTGCATGTAGACGTAGTACGGGTGGATGTTGAGGTGGCCGAGGCGCTTGACCAGGAGGCGCATCGTCTCGGGATTGTCGTTGACGCCCCGGATGAGCACGCTCTGGTTGCGCACCACGATGCCGCGTCCCGAGAGGATGCGCACGGCGCGTTCGGTGATCTCGGTGATCTCGTTGGGGTGGCCGAAATGCGTGTGCAGGGCCACTTCCTTGCCCAGGGTGCGTCCCAGGTCCACGATGCGCGTGAGCGCGTCGGTCCACTCGCCGTGCGTGAGGATCTTCATCGGCATGACCGCCGGGCCCTTGGTGGCCACGCGAATGCGCCGGATGTTGTCCATCTTGAGCAGGGTCTCGCCTATCTGCAGCAAGTTCCTGGGCGAAAGCTGGTAGGCGTCGCCTCCCGAGATGACGATGTCCTCGAGTTCCGGCCGCGAGGCGACGTACTTGAACGCCTTGGCCCAGCGGCGCGGGTCCACGGTGAGCTGCACCTTGTCGACCGACTCGGTGTCGAGGCCGACCGCGTAGGCCCGGGTGCAGTACCGGCAGTAGACCGGGCAGACGTTGAGCGGCAGGAAGAGCGCCTTGTCGGTGTAGCGGTGCGTGAGGCCCGGCACGGGCGCATCGGCCTGCTCGCCCAGCGAATCCAGCCGGAGCATCGGGTGGTCGGCCAGCAACCGGCTGCCAAGCGGGATGAACTGCGTGCGAATCGGGTCGTGGTAAGGATCGTCCCAGTCGATGCAGGCCATCATGTAGGGCGACACCCGCACGGCCATCGGGGCACGCGCGAAGCCCTGCCGGGCATCTTCGAGGAACTCGGGCGACACCAGGTCCTTGATGGTCGCCATCAGCTTCTCGGGCGACGTGATGGACTGGCGCGTCTGCCACGCATGGTCGAGGAAGGTCGACTCTTCCACGTCGCGGTACGCGGGTAGCTTGCGCCAGAACTCGCCGCGCACGAGATCCTTGTGCGCCAGCAGTTCGGGCGGCGCCGCGGGCTTCAGGGCGGTTATCTCTTCATCCGTGTAGGGAGGAAGAGTCGGATCCATGACTGCCATTTGCATTCACTCCTCTCGAGACCATAGCAGGTCGGACAGACAAACGAGAGGGGACGGATCACAGCCCGTAGTGAGGCTTCTTTCCGGTTCCGAACGCTGGAATCATACGTTCATTATACTTCAGGACATGCGCGTCACCAAGGCCGAACACGCGGGCGTCGCTCGCGGCGCCGCCCAGTTCCCCGCCGGGCGATTGCCCGAGGTGGCGCTCGCCGGCCGCTCCAATGCGGGCAAGTCCTCGGTGATCAACTGCCTGCTGAACCGCAAGAAGCTGGCGCGCTCCGGCCAGACGCCGGGCGTCACCCAGGAGGTGCACTTCTACAAGATCAACGACGCCTTCCACTTCGTGGACTTGCCCGGGTACGGCTACGCGAGGGTGTCCAAGGCCGAGCGCGAGCGCTGGCGCCGCGTCATCGAGCAATACCTCACGGAGCGCGAACCCTTGCGATTGGTGCTGGTCATCCTCGACTGCCGCCGCGAGCCCGACGATCTCGATCGCATGTTGCTCGACTGGCTGCGCCACCAGGGCCTGCCCTTCGTCATCGTGGCCAACAAGGCCGACAAACTAGGCAACGCCGAGCGCGAGCGCGCCCGGCGCGCCCTGGCCGAGGGCCTGCAACTGGAGAGCACCGACCCCGTACTCCTGTTCTCCGCGCAGTCGGGCATGAACACGCAGCGGCTGTGGACGCTGATCCAGGGCCACCTGTGACCTGGAGCAACCGGCTGTACCAGGGAGACAACCTGGACGTCCTGGCGGCCCTGCTGCCCGAACTCGGCGGCCAGGTCGATCTGGTCTACATCGACCCGCCGTACGCGTCGGGCGTGGATTACGGGGCGTTCGACGACACCTGGCACGGGGGCATCCCCGACTACCTGGCGATGCTGCGGCCGCGCCTCGCGCTCATCCGCGACCTGCTGGCCCCGACAGGCTCCCTGTTCGTGCACGTCGGATGGCACGTCAACGCCCATGTGCGGTTGCTGCTCGACGACCTGTTCGGCCCCGACCGGCTGATCGACGAGATCATCTGGCACTACCAGACTTCCAGCGGCGCGCCGGCGCGAGCCCTTATCAAGAACCACGCGACCATCTTCCACTACGCTCGGTCGGACGCCTGGGTCTTCAACCAGATCCGCGAGCCCTGGCCGGAGCGGACGCTCCGCAAGTGGCAACGCGACGCCGACGGGCGCATCTACCGGGTCCAGAACCGCTTTGGCAAGCGCTACTACATCGATCCGGCCGGCAAGCGCATCGACGACGTCTGGGAGTTCACGCTCGCGTCGCGCTCCCACGAGCGCACG
Proteins encoded in this window:
- a CDS encoding KamA family radical SAM protein; translated protein: MDPTLPPYTDEEITALKPAAPPELLAHKDLVRGEFWRKLPAYRDVEESTFLDHAWQTRQSITSPEKLMATIKDLVSPEFLEDARQGFARAPMAVRVSPYMMACIDWDDPYHDPIRTQFIPLGSRLLADHPMLRLDSLGEQADAPVPGLTHRYTDKALFLPLNVCPVYCRYCTRAYAVGLDTESVDKVQLTVDPRRWAKAFKYVASRPELEDIVISGGDAYQLSPRNLLQIGETLLKMDNIRRIRVATKGPAVMPMKILTHGEWTDALTRIVDLGRTLGKEVALHTHFGHPNEITEITERAVRILSGRGIVVRNQSVLIRGVNDNPETMRLLVKRLGHLNIHPYYVYMHDMTKGVEDLRTRVQTAIDIEKYVRGSTAGFNTPTFVCDAPGGGGKRDVHSFEYYDRENGIAVYVAPSVKPGQMFLYFDPIDTLAPEAQARWGDTRISEELIRDAKQRAMDAAR
- a CDS encoding YihA family ribosome biogenesis GTP-binding protein translates to MRVTKAEHAGVARGAAQFPAGRLPEVALAGRSNAGKSSVINCLLNRKKLARSGQTPGVTQEVHFYKINDAFHFVDLPGYGYARVSKAERERWRRVIEQYLTEREPLRLVLVILDCRREPDDLDRMLLDWLRHQGLPFVIVANKADKLGNAERERARRALAEGLQLESTDPVLLFSAQSGMNTQRLWTLIQGHL
- a CDS encoding site-specific DNA-methyltransferase, which gives rise to MTWSNRLYQGDNLDVLAALLPELGGQVDLVYIDPPYASGVDYGAFDDTWHGGIPDYLAMLRPRLALIRDLLAPTGSLFVHVGWHVNAHVRLLLDDLFGPDRLIDEIIWHYQTSSGAPARALIKNHATIFHYARSDAWVFNQIREPWPERTLRKWQRDADGRIYRVQNRFGKRYYIDPAGKRIDDVWEFTLASRSHERTRYPTQKPEALLDRLIRMSSHEGDLVADFFCGSGTTLAAAQKAGRRWIGCDVGDLAIETTARRIDALGADPAFEVVLAAGNPSWPN